A single region of the Enterococcus mundtii genome encodes:
- the hslO gene encoding Hsp33 family molecular chaperone HslO yields the protein MEDYLVKALANDGFVRAYAVRATNTVAEAQQRHDTWHTSSAALGRALVGSLLLGATVKGEDKLTVRIQGDGPAGGIVVDANGKGDVKGYIKNPHLSLSLNAEGKIDVRGAVGTQGMFSVTKDLGLKEPFSGQTPIVSGELAEDFTYYLAISEQIPSAVGLSVLVNTDDTIKTAGGFMIQIMPGADEETIVKIEEQLKTTPRISTLLDEGLTPEEILHGLLGTDELQVLEKMPVQFKCDCSKEKFGEAIIALGAAEIQAMIDEDHGAEAVCSFCNSKYTYTEDDLAALKTEALGGL from the coding sequence ATGGAAGATTATTTAGTAAAGGCATTAGCCAATGATGGGTTTGTTCGAGCATATGCTGTTCGTGCAACCAATACTGTCGCAGAAGCGCAGCAACGCCATGATACTTGGCATACATCATCAGCAGCATTAGGCCGTGCATTAGTTGGCAGTCTGCTGCTAGGTGCGACAGTTAAAGGAGAAGACAAATTAACAGTACGCATCCAAGGCGATGGCCCTGCAGGTGGGATCGTTGTTGATGCGAATGGTAAAGGTGATGTCAAAGGGTACATCAAAAATCCACACCTGAGTTTATCGCTGAACGCAGAAGGAAAAATCGATGTACGTGGAGCAGTAGGGACACAAGGGATGTTCAGTGTGACAAAAGATCTAGGGTTAAAAGAACCTTTTTCAGGACAAACACCGATTGTATCTGGTGAACTAGCTGAAGATTTCACGTACTATTTAGCGATTTCAGAACAAATCCCTTCAGCTGTAGGGCTAAGCGTCTTAGTCAATACGGATGATACCATCAAAACAGCGGGTGGTTTTATGATCCAGATCATGCCAGGAGCAGACGAAGAAACGATTGTGAAAATCGAAGAGCAACTGAAAACAACACCACGTATTTCTACACTCTTAGATGAAGGGTTGACACCTGAAGAAATCTTGCATGGATTGTTAGGAACAGACGAATTGCAAGTACTAGAAAAAATGCCTGTGCAGTTTAAATGTGATTGTTCGAAAGAAAAGTTTGGCGAAGCAATCATTGCTTTAGGCGCAGCAGAAATCCAAGCAATGATCGATGAAGACCATGGCGCAGAAGCAGTTTGCTCATTTTGTAATAGTAAGTATACCTACACAGAAGATGACCTAGCAGCATTGAAGACAGAAGCCTTGGGAGGATTATAA